The DNA sequence GGAGCGAGCGCAGTACTCGTCACCACTGAGGGCTGTGTCGAGGGAATAGTCACCGACGCCGACATAGCCGCTTACTTCGGACGTTCCGAGTCTGAGGACGAAGACGAGCACGGTGGAGACGGCGATGACAGGGACGACGAGTAGGAGCCTCGTAGTAGTCTTAGCCCTCGCGCTCACGGTCGCCGGAGCCGGCTGTCTCTCGTCACCGGAGCCGTCTCCCGAGGAGACTGATACCGACGCTGACGCCGCCGACGCCGACGGAACTGCGAACTTCACAAATACGACGGATGGAGCCGAAGCCACTGCAGTCTTCACCCACGAAGGCGAGACCGTAGCCAGGCTCAGTCTCGAAGTCGCCGAGACTCCCGAGGAGAGAAGTAGGGGTCTGATGTACCGCGAGAGCCTCGAAGACCGAGGAGGGATGGTCTTCGTCTACGCCGAAGAGGAGAGACGTTCCTTCTGGATGAAGAACACCTACATACCTCTCGACATGGTCTTCGTCGGCGAGGACGGCAGGGTCAACGCCGTGAGGCACGCGTCTCCTCAGCCCAACGCTTCTGTCTCCGAACTCCGGAGGTACACGGGCGACGCCAAGTACGTCATAGAGACCAACAGGGGGTTTGCCAACGAGACGGGAGTCGGTGAGGGCACACGTGTCGAGATAGATCTCAGTCCAGAAGACGGCTGAGGACGCGTGTCGCCGTCACTACCTCGTCGGTCTCGACGTACTCGCGTTCGGAGTGAGCGACTGCGACCTCGTTCCCATCTTCGTCTGTCTCGGATATCGAGCCGGGACCGAAGACTGCGACGGGCATCTCCTTAGCGAGGTACGACGCCTCTGTCGCGGCGTCGAAGGGTCTCAGACGTGACTCGCCGGTGACCTCCTCGACTGCGTCGACGAGACGCTCCACGTCGTCTTCGTCGGTACGGAAGGCATCGAGGAAAGGTGTCGGACGCTCGGAGAACCTCACCTCGTAGTCGCAGTCTATACCTTCCATCTCCCTCTCGACCTCTTCGAGGAACTCGTCCTGTGTCTCGGGGGGAACGCTTCTCCTGTCTATGAAGAGGCTCGCGTTCTCGGGAACCTGGTTCTTTGCCTCGCCGCCGTCTATCTGTGTCACTGTCAGACTACTCTCTCCGAGGAGGTCGTCGTACTTCTGTTGTGTGGCTTCGAGCCTCCTCACCGCCTCCGCAACACACGAGACGGCGTTCAGACCGCTCTCCGGCGCGGCGGCGTGTGCAGCCTCTCCGAAGAAGTCAGCTATCACCTCGTAACGTCCTCTCGCGGCTGTGCAGACGTCGAGGTCGGTAGGCTCTCCGACTACACACAGGTCGGCGTCGAGGCTCACGTCTTCGAGGTAGTCGTAGAGACCTACTGAGTCGGTCTCCTCGTCGGGTGAGACTACGAGAGTCACACGTCCGTCCTCGGGATCGGCGCGCGAGAACGCCGACACCATCGCCGCGAGGCTCGCCTTCGCGTCACACGATCCTCTTCCCCTCACGACACCCGAGTCGGCGTCGTATCCGTACTCGATGTGGGGCGGTACCGTGTCCATATGTGTGTTGAGTACGGTGTGGAAGCCGCCGCTGTCTCCCTTCTCGGCGACTACACAGCCCGAACTGTGGAGCTTCGCGCCGTCGATGGATTCGAGTAGATACTCACGTATCTCGTCGACCGAGTCGTGGCTCTGTATCTGAACCATCTCTCTCAGGAGATCTACCGGACTCTGGGGATCTGTCTTCATATCTTATCTCCGAAGACGAGACCTCGACGTAAGTCTCTTTAGAGATCTGGCTGACCCGAGGCTTGATTAAACCCGGTATCAACTACTCAGACAATGGCTGTCGAGTCGGCACCTGCGACCGATCTGGCTACGATAATAGTAACAGCCACAGCCGTCGGCTTCGTCGCGCGACGGACGGGACAGCCTACGATAATCGCTTACATACTCACTGGACTTCTTCTCGGACCGCCCGTTCTCGGAGCCGTGACCCCGAGCGAACTCACGGAGTTAATGTCGGAGCTCGGACTTGCCTTCCTCCTGTTTTTACTCGGGATCAAGATGAGGATCGAAGACATCAGACACGTACTCTCTCCTGTAGTTAGGGTCTCTGTCCCACAGATGATACTCGTCGCAGCCGCGGGAGCCGTCACAGCAGTCGGTCTCGGCTTCGGTCTCATAGAGTCGGCTCTGATCGGCGCGGCTGTGACCTATAGCTCGACGGCGGTCGTCATCAAGATGCTCACAGACAACGACGAAGCCACGACGCTCCCCGGTAGGATCGACATAAGCGTACTTCTGGTACAGGACATCGCCGTGGTGGTTCTCCTCGCTCTTCTCTCGACCGGTGGAAGCCGCGGAGTCACCGATACGGCTCTCACACTCGTCACCGTACTCATCCTCATATCCCTCATAGGCGTCGCCTCGATGGCTTCCTCGCGTTACCTCCTTCCGGGGGTCTTCCGACGTGTCGCCGACGACAAGGAGGTCTTCCTCGTAGTCTCGATAGGATGGGCTTTCCTCTTCATACTCGTGTCTCTCCGGCTCGGTCTCTCGGTCGAGATAGGCGCGTTTCTCGCGGGAGTCTCTATCGCACAGCTTCCTTACAGCACCGAGCTACAGGATCGGATAACTCCTCTCACCGACCTCTTCATACTCGTCTTCTTCGCGTCGGTCGGTCTCGGACTCGAAGCCTCGGAACTGACTGCGTATCTCGGGGAGGCAGCCGTCGCCTCAGCCGTACTCATACTCGTCAAGTTCGTGGTCTTCTTCGTACTTATCGCCTCACACGACTTCAGCCTCGAAACGACCTTCCTAGGAACCATACATATGGTACAGGTCAGCGAGTTCGCACTCGTCTTCGGCGCCGTCGCAGTCTCCGAGGGTCTGATCGACGAGGGGGTTCTCGGCTTCCTGAGTCTCGTCGACGTCTTTACGATGGTCTTCTCCGTCTACGCTATTAAGTACAGCCACGGTATCTACGACGTAGTCTCACCGTGGCTCTCGAAGATCCGCGACTGGGACGGCAGGGAGGAGGTCTCCACCGAACATGAGGCACACGCCGTCGCAGTGGGTTTTGACAGACTTACTGAGGACGTACTACCCATACTCCAGGACAGTTACGGAGACGTCGTCGTCATAGACCGGAAGACGAGCCACATACAACAGCTAAGAGCTGAGGGGAAGTACGACTACGTCTTCGGCGACTTCCGACATGCCAAGGTACGCAAGGAGGCGAATCTCAAGAAAGCCTCCTTCGTCCTGAGTTCGAGCGTCGAGACCGACGTCAACCGAGCCATAGTCGAGGAGGTTTCCGACGACACGACTGTCTTTGTAGAAGCCGAGCGCACAGAAGACGCCGTCGAGCTCTACGACGCCGGCGTCGACTACGTCATAATGAGCACACATCTTGCGGCGGAGAAGGTCTCGGAATACTTAGAGGAGTACTTTGAGTCACGCGACGCCTTCTTCGACGCCACACGGAGCGATATAGACCGTATAAGGCGCGGATCAGTTGGCTCCGAAAGACGTGGAGGTGGTGACTCTGGCTGAGTCGGAGATACTCACGGCTCTCGCGGTTGTCTTCATAGGAGCGGGGGCGACACTCCTCGTCGTGAGCCGTCTCTCGGTGTCGAGTCTCCCGTTCTACATACTCGTCGGAATGGCTGTGAGTCCCTTCGTCGACTACACGACAGTCCTCGACCTCGCACGCTGGGGGATAGCGTTTCTCGTCTTCGTCCTCGCAACACGTATAGAGTTCGAGGCTGTCTCGTCTGTCTTCCGTGACATAGAGCTCGCGACGCTGGCACAGATAACCGTCGTGGGTCCTCTCGGCTTTGGGGTCGGATACCTCTTCGGTCTCGATCCACTCTCCTCTGTCTACTTCGCGGTCGCTGGAACACTCAGCTCTACTCTCGTGGGTAGTAAGTACTTCGAGACTGCGGGAGGATACAGACTCATACACGACAGGCTCTCGTCGTCGATACATCTCTTCGACGACCTCGTGGCTGTCGGCGTCCTTCTCGTCCTCTCAGCCGAGACTTACAGTACCGACGCTGTCGCAGCCAACATAGGCTACGGTGCTGTGATCCTCCTCGCCGCGCTCTTCGTCTACAGATACGTCTTCGGTCTTCTGGTACGTCTCGCTGACGGCTCCGACGAGCTAGTTCTTATGGGAGCCCTCTCGGTACTGTTTGTCTTTCTCACCGCCGCCGAGTTAGCGGGTGTCTCCGCCGTAGTCGGCGCATTCGCGGGAGGGATAGCCGTCAGACGTGACTCGACCGACGCGATCGAAGTCTTCAACGGAATCCAGTCGATCAGAGACTTCTTCGTCACCGTTTTTTTCGTGACTCTCGGAGCCCTAGTCGAGGTTCCCACCCTCGACGTGGTGCTTTTAGCCGCCTCACTCGTCGTCTTAGTCCTGTTCGTAAACCCCGCTATCACCGTCCTCTCGCTCGTCTATGAGGGCTATGACACACGAACCGCACATCTCGTGGGTACAAGTACTGACCAGGTCAGCGAGATGTCTCTCATAATTGCTATAGAGGGATTCCTGGTAGGAAACCTCGGAACAGAGATCTTCGACTCGATCATAGTAGCCGCGGCTGCGACTATGGCTCTCACCACAGTTGTTCGTAGCTACGGGGGGCTCCTATACGACGGGGTCTTAGGCAGCCTCATATCCGTGAGACAGACCGAGAAGATCGACCGGAGGAGCCACGTCGAGGACGTCTCAAACCACGTCGTAGTCGTGGGATACGGACGTCAGGGCAGACATATAACTGACGTCTGTGAGAGACACGACCGTGACTACGTCGTGATAGAGAACGATCCCCTACTCTGGGACGACATACGTCTGACCTCCGGAAGCTACGTCTTCGGCGACGCCCTCACCGACTACTCGTGGGAGAAGGCAGACGTCTCAGACGCAGAGTTAGTAGTCTCGACCGCGACAACCCCGAGACCTCCGGGAAGATACTCGGTCTCGACACCCCAGCCGACGTGGTTCTCCGTTCGAGGTCGGTCGAGAACGCGAGGAGATGGCTCGAAGAGGGCGCAGCCTACGTCGCAGTCCCCGAGCTAGTTGCCTCCGAACAGCTAACTGAGCACGTCGAGTCGGTCGTAGCGGGCGAGAAGGACGTCAGAGAGCTACGTGACTCCCACCTCGGTGACCTACTCGACTCAGATCGGTGGAGCATCCGACGTGAGTAGCGGTTGGTGCACGTGGATATTTTTGAGTTATATCTTTACAATATGGGATATACGACAGCTCAAATACCTCTATCTGGAGAGACGTACAGATTATTTTAAAGTTGTGGTTATAACTCCCTGCTATGGATCAATATCCTTATATACTTCTCTCTAATTTACTAAACTGCGAGAAAGCATACGGGAGAAAACTGGAATATCTAAAACAACAGAGGCTAAAAATGACGACTGTGAACGAAGCACTTGAAACGATAGAGGAAGAGGACGTAGACTTTCTGCGTCTCCAGTTTACGGACATCTTAGGAGTAGTGAAGAACGTCTCTATACCCGCTGACCAAGCCGAGAAGGCGTTCGAGGAGGGTATCTGGTTCGACGGATCGTCGATAGACGGATTCGTGAGGATACAGGAGTCGGACATGCGTCTAGATCCCGACCCCGACACCTTCGCCATACTCCCCTGGAAGCACAAGGAGAGCGGAGCGAAGACAGCACGTCTCATCTGTGACGTCAAGAACATGGACGGGGAGCCCTTCGAGGGCGACCCAAGATATGTTCTTAAGAGGGCACTTGACAGGGCAGACGAGATGGGATTCGACACTGTCAACGTAGGACCCGAGCCCGAGTTCTTCGCCTTCGAGACAGACGAGGACGGCAACGGTACGACAGAGCCCCACGACTCGGGAGGCTACTTCGATCTCGCTCCGAAGGACATGGCGAGTGATCTCCGACGTGACATGATATTCGCGTTAGAGGAGATGGGATTCGACATAGAGGCTAGCCACCACGAGGTTGCCGAGGGACAGCACGAGATCGACTTCAAGTACGACGACGGTCTCACGACTGCCGACAACATAGCCACCTTCCGCTCGGTCGTGAGGGCGGTCGCCGAGCTAAACGACGTACACGCGACCTTCATGCCCAAGCCCATAGCGGGAATCAACGGAAGCGGAATGCACACACATCTCTCGCTCTTCGACGACGACGGAAACGCATTCCACGACCCCGACGACGAGTTCGGTCTCTCGGATACTGCGAAGTCGTTCCTCGCCGGACTTCTCGAACACGCACCAGCGATCACGGCGGTCACGAATCCGACAGTCAACTCGTACAAACGTCTCGTGCCGGGATACGAGGCTCCCGTCTACGTCGCTTGGAGCGACATCAACCGTTCGGCTCTGATACGTAAGCCCGCCGCACGTACACCCGCGGCATCACGTGTCGAACTCCGTTCACCCGATCCGTCTTCGAATCCGTACCTCGCGCTCGCGGTCATGCTCCACGCCGGACTCGACGGAATC is a window from the Candidatus Afararchaeum irisae genome containing:
- a CDS encoding DUF192 domain-containing protein produces the protein MTGTTSRSLVVVLALALTVAGAGCLSSPEPSPEETDTDADAADADGTANFTNTTDGAEATAVFTHEGETVARLSLEVAETPEERSRGLMYRESLEDRGGMVFVYAEEERRSFWMKNTYIPLDMVFVGEDGRVNAVRHASPQPNASVSELRRYTGDAKYVIETNRGFANETGVGEGTRVEIDLSPEDG
- a CDS encoding cation:proton antiporter is translated as MAVESAPATDLATIIVTATAVGFVARRTGQPTIIAYILTGLLLGPPVLGAVTPSELTELMSELGLAFLLFLLGIKMRIEDIRHVLSPVVRVSVPQMILVAAAGAVTAVGLGFGLIESALIGAAVTYSSTAVVIKMLTDNDEATTLPGRIDISVLLVQDIAVVVLLALLSTGGSRGVTDTALTLVTVLILISLIGVASMASSRYLLPGVFRRVADDKEVFLVVSIGWAFLFILVSLRLGLSVEIGAFLAGVSIAQLPYSTELQDRITPLTDLFILVFFASVGLGLEASELTAYLGEAAVASAVLILVKFVVFFVLIASHDFSLETTFLGTIHMVQVSEFALVFGAVAVSEGLIDEGVLGFLSLVDVFTMVFSVYAIKYSHGIYDVVSPWLSKIRDWDGREEVSTEHEAHAVAVGFDRLTEDVLPILQDSYGDVVVIDRKTSHIQQLRAEGKYDYVFGDFRHAKVRKEANLKKASFVLSSSVETDVNRAIVEEVSDDTTVFVEAERTEDAVELYDAGVDYVIMSTHLAAEKVSEYLEEYFESRDAFFDATRSDIDRIRRGSVGSERRGGGDSG
- the glnA gene encoding type I glutamate--ammonia ligase; its protein translation is MTTVNEALETIEEEDVDFLRLQFTDILGVVKNVSIPADQAEKAFEEGIWFDGSSIDGFVRIQESDMRLDPDPDTFAILPWKHKESGAKTARLICDVKNMDGEPFEGDPRYVLKRALDRADEMGFDTVNVGPEPEFFAFETDEDGNGTTEPHDSGGYFDLAPKDMASDLRRDMIFALEEMGFDIEASHHEVAEGQHEIDFKYDDGLTTADNIATFRSVVRAVAELNDVHATFMPKPIAGINGSGMHTHLSLFDDDGNAFHDPDDEFGLSDTAKSFLAGLLEHAPAITAVTNPTVNSYKRLVPGYEAPVYVAWSDINRSALIRKPAARTPAASRVELRSPDPSSNPYLALAVMLHAGLDGIERGLEAPDPVRENIYEFDEEKRDEYGIDTLPPNLKEAVDALEEDDVILDALGDHVSEKFVEAKRHEWNEYKAYVSDWETDRYLETF
- a CDS encoding M20 family metallopeptidase, giving the protein MKTDPQSPVDLLREMVQIQSHDSVDEIREYLLESIDGAKLHSSGCVVAEKGDSGGFHTVLNTHMDTVPPHIEYGYDADSGVVRGRGSCDAKASLAAMVSAFSRADPEDGRVTLVVSPDEETDSVGLYDYLEDVSLDADLCVVGEPTDLDVCTAARGRYEVIADFFGEAAHAAAPESGLNAVSCVAEAVRRLEATQQKYDDLLGESSLTVTQIDGGEAKNQVPENASLFIDRRSVPPETQDEFLEEVEREMEGIDCDYEVRFSERPTPFLDAFRTDEDDVERLVDAVEEVTGESRLRPFDAATEASYLAKEMPVAVFGPGSISETDEDGNEVAVAHSEREYVETDEVVTATRVLSRLLD
- a CDS encoding cation:proton antiporter, producing MAPKDVEVVTLAESEILTALAVVFIGAGATLLVVSRLSVSSLPFYILVGMAVSPFVDYTTVLDLARWGIAFLVFVLATRIEFEAVSSVFRDIELATLAQITVVGPLGFGVGYLFGLDPLSSVYFAVAGTLSSTLVGSKYFETAGGYRLIHDRLSSSIHLFDDLVAVGVLLVLSAETYSTDAVAANIGYGAVILLAALFVYRYVFGLLVRLADGSDELVLMGALSVLFVFLTAAELAGVSAVVGAFAGGIAVRRDSTDAIEVFNGIQSIRDFFVTVFFVTLGALVEVPTLDVVLLAASLVVLVLFVNPAITVLSLVYEGYDTRTAHLVGTSTDQVSEMSLIIAIEGFLVGNLGTEIFDSIIVAAAATMALTTVVRSYGGLLYDGVLGSLISVRQTEKIDRRSHVEDVSNHVVVVGYGRQGRHITDVCERHDRDYVVIENDPLLWDDIRLTSGSYVFGDALTDYSWEKADVSDAELVVSTATTPRPPGRYSVSTPQPTWFSVRGRSRTRGDGSKRAQPTSQSPS